A window of the Ipomoea triloba cultivar NCNSP0323 chromosome 14, ASM357664v1 genome harbors these coding sequences:
- the LOC116004343 gene encoding protein REDOX 2-like isoform X3, whose protein sequence is MEEVIQVPKAKLNSGHQMPLLALGTCSSSPQNPDQLTSILIRAIEMGYRHFDTAVVYGSEEALGRAVAAAVERGVVASRDELFITTKLWCTETEHHLVVPALKRSLGRLGLDYVDLYLIHLPFRAKDSVEDLHFKTENVVPFDMKGTWEGMENCCKLGLAKSIGVSNFTSKKISQLLQNATIPPAVNLVEMSVAWQQSKLLEFCREKGVKVSAWSPLGANGAMWGNPGLLEIPQLKDIALAKHKTTAQVALRWVYQQGACVVIVTSFNNERMKANLQIFNWELEEDEIAKIQQIPQRRGFKGAEFVHSNGPYKSVEELWDGDI, encoded by the exons ATGGAGGAAGTGATTCAAGTCCCAAAGGCGAAGCTTAATTCCGGTCACCAAATGCCCCTTTTAGCCCTGGGAACTTGTTCTTCCTCACCTCAAAATCCAGACCAGTTGACATCAATCCTTATTCGCGCCATAGAGATGGGCTACCGTCACTTCGACACCGCCGTCGTGTACGGCTCCGAGGAGGCCCTGGGCCGGGCCGTAGCCGCCGCCGTCGAGCGTGGAGTTGTTGCGAGCCGTGATGAGCTTTTCATCACTACTAAGCTGTGGTGCACAGAGACTGAACATCATCTTGTTGTTCCTGCCCTCAAGAGATCGCTTGG GAGGCTGGGACTAGATTATGTGGATTTATATCTAATACATCTTCCGTTCAGAGCAAAGGATAGTGTTGAGGACTTGCACTTCAAAACAGAAAATGTTGTTCCTTTTGACATGAAAGGAACATGGGAAGGAATGGAAAATTGTTGCAAATTAGGTTTGGCCAAGTCTATTGGTGTTTCTAATTTTACTTCAAAGAAGATTTCACAACTTCTTCAGAATGCTACCATTCCTCCCGCGGTTAATCtg GTGGAGATGAGTGTTGCATGGCAGCAATCTAAACTCTTAGAGTTTTgtagagaaaaaggagttaaggTTAGTGCATGGAGTCCTCTAGGAGCTAATGGTGCCATGTGGGGCAACCCTGGGTTATTGGAGATCCCACAACTTAAAGATATTGCATTGGCTAAGCACAAGACCACTGCACAG gttGCATTGAGGTGGGTATATCAACAAGGAGCATGTGTAGTAATTGTGACGAGTTTTAACAATGAAAGGATGAAAGCAAATCTTCAAATCTTTAATTGGGAacttgaagaagatgaaattgcTAAGATTCAACAAATACCTCAGCGAAGAGGATTTAAAGGAGCTGAGTTTGTTCATTCGAATGGTCCATACAAATCTGTGGAGGAATTATGGGATGGAGacatctaa
- the LOC116004345 gene encoding protein REDOX 2-like has product MEEVIQIPKAKLNSGHQMPLLAMGTSSTSPQDPDQLTSTLIRAIEMGYRHFDTAVVYGSEEALGRAVAAAVERGLVASRDELFITTKLWCTETDHHLVVPALKRSLGRLGLDYVDLYLIHLPFRVKDSIEGLDFKTENIVTFDMKGTWEGMENCCKLGLAKSIGVSNFTPKKISQLLQNATISPAVNQVEMSVAWQQSKLLEFCREKGIQVSAWSPLGNNDAPWGNPGLLDIPQLKDIAMAKHKTTAQVALRWVYQQGACVIVKSFNNERMKQNLQIFNWKLEEDEIAKIQQIPQRRGFKGAEFVHSNGPYKSEEELWDGDI; this is encoded by the exons ATGGAGGAAGTGATTCAAATCCCAAAAGCAAAGCTTAATTCCGGTCACCAAATGCCCCTTTTAGCCATGGGAACTTCTTCTACCTCACCTCAAGATCCAGACCAGTTAACATCAACCCTTATTCGCGCCATAGAGATGGGCTACCGTCACTTCGACACCGCCGTCGTCTACGGCTCCGAGGAGGCCCTGGGGCGGGCCGTAGCCGCCGCCGTCGAGCGTGGACTTGTTGCGAGCCGTGACGAGCTTTTCATCACTACTAAGCTGTGGTGCACGGAGACTGATCATCATCTTGTTGTTCCTGCCCTCAAGAGATCGCTTGG GAGGTTGGGACTAGATTATGTGGATTTATATCTGATACATCTTCCGTTCAGAGTAAAGGATAGTATTGAAGGCTTGGACTTCAAAACAGAAAATATTGTTACTTTTGATATGAAAGGGACATGGGAAGGAATGGAAAATTGTTGCAAATTAGGTTTGGCCAAGTCTATTGGTGTTTCTAATTTTACTCCAAAAAAGATTTCACAACTTCTTCAGAATGCTACCATTTCTCCCGCTGTTAATCAG GTGGAGATGAGTGTTGCATGGCAGCAATCTAAACTCTTAGAGTTTTGTAGAGAAAAAGGAATTCAAGTTAGTGCATGGAGTCCTCTGGGAAATAATGATGCCCCGTGGGGAAACCCTGGCTTATTGGATATCCCACAACTTAAGGATATTGCGATGGCCAAGCACAAAACCACTGCACAG gttgcATTGAGGTGGGTATATCAACAAGGAGCATGTGTAATTGTGAAGAGTTTTAACAATGAAAGGATGAAACAAAATCTTCAAATCTTTAATTGGAAacttgaagaagatgaaattgcTAAGATTCAACAAATACCTCAGCGAAGAGGATTTAAAGGAGCTGAGTTTGTTCATTCGAATGGTCCATACAAATCTGAGGAGGAATTGTGGGATGGAGACATCTAA
- the LOC116004346 gene encoding methylecgonone reductase-like, whose translation MEEVIKVPKAKLNSGHQMPLLALGTASTSLPKAEQLTSIFIHAIEMGYRHFDTAAVYGSEEALGRAVAAALQRGLVASRDELFITTKLWCSETERHLVVPALRRSLGRLGLDYVDLYLIHWPLRFKDSVEDGKIKTENVVPFDMKGTWEGMEECCNLGLAKSIGVSNFTSTKILQLLQNATIPPAVNQVEMSVAWQQSKLLAFCREKGIQVSAWSPLGANDAPWGNPGLLEIPQLKDVAMAKHKTTAQVALRWIYEQGACPIVKSFNKERMKQNLQILNWELGEEEIGKIQQIPQRRGCRADIFVHPNGPYKSVEELWDGDI comes from the exons ATGGAGGAAGTGATTAAAGTCCCAAAGGCGAAGCTTAATTCCGGTCACCAAATGCCCCTTTTAGCCCTGGGAACTGCGTCTACCTCGCTTCCAAAGGCGGAGCAGTTGACATCCATCTTTATTCACGCCATAGAGATGGGGTACCGTCACTTCGACACCGCCGCCGTCTACGGCTCCGAGGAGGCCCTGGGCCGTGCCGTAGCCGCAGCGCTGCAGCGTGGACTTGTTGCGAGCCGCGACGAACTTTTCATCACTACCAAACTGTGGTGCTCGGAGACTGAGCGTCATCTTGTCGTTCCAGCCCTTCGGAGATCGTTGGG gAGGTTGGGGCTAGATTATGTGGATTTATATCTAATACATTGGCCATTGAGATTCAAGGATTCTGTAGAGGATGGAAAGATCAAAACAGAAAATGTTGTTCCTTTTGATATGAAAGGGACATGGGAAGGAATGGAAGAGTGTTGCAACTTAGGTTTAGCTAAGTCTATTGGTGTGTCTAATTTCACATCAACAAAGATTTTACAACTTCTCCAGAATGCTACCATTCCGCCTGCAGTTAATCAG GTGGAGATGAGTGTTGCATGGCAGCAATCTAAACTCTTAGCGTTTTGTAGAGAAAAAGGAATTCAAGTTAGTGCATGGAGTCCTCTGGGAGCTAATGATGCTCCGTGGGGAAACCCTGGGTTATTGGAGATCCCACAACTTAAGGATGTTGCAATGGCAAAGCACAAGACCACTGCACAG GTTGCATTGAGGTGGATATATGAACAAGGAgcatgtccaattgtaaagagTTTTAACAAAGAAAGGATGAAACAAAACCTTCAAATCTTGAATTGGGaacttggagaagaagaaattggcAAGATTCAACAAATACCACAGCGCAGAGGATGTAGAGCAGATATTTTCGTTCATCCAAATGGACCATACAAATCAGTAGAGGAACTCTGGGATGGAGACATCtga
- the LOC116004347 gene encoding methylecgonone reductase-like — MEEVIKVPKAKLNSGHQMPLLGMGSGSLSLPEAEQLTSIFIQAIEMGYRHFDTAAVYGTEVALGRAVAAAVQQGLVASRDQLFITTKLWCSENERHLVVPALRRSLGRLGLDYVDLYLIHWPLRLKDCIEDAKFKTENVVSFDMKGTWEGMEECCNLGLAKSIGVSNFTSKKISQLLQNATIPPAVNQVEMSVAWQQSKLLEFCREKGIQVSAWSPLGANDAPWGNPGLLEIPQLKDAAMTKHKTTAQVALRWIYEQGACPIVKSFNKERMKQNLQIFTWELGEEEIGKIQQIPQRRGCRANTFVHPNGPYKSVEELWDGDI; from the exons ATGGAAGAAGTGATTAAAGTCCCAAAGGCGAAGCTTAATTCCGGTCACCAAATGCCCCTTTTAGGCATGGGAAGTGGGTCTCTCTCGCTTCCAGAGGCGGAGCAGTTGACGTCAATCTTTATTCAGGCCATAGAGATGGGGTACCGTCACTTCGACACCGCCGCCGTCTACGGCACCGAGGTGGCGCTGGGCCGTGCCGTAGCCGCAGCAGTCCAGCAGGGACTTGTTGCGAGCCGCGACCAACTTTTCATCACTACCAAACTATGGTGCTCGGAGAATGAGCGTCATCTTGTTGTTCCAGCCCTTCGGAGATCGTTGGG gAGGTTGGGGCTAGATTATGTGGATTTATATCTAATACATTGGCCGCTGAGATTGAAAGATTGTATAGAGGATGCAAAGTTCAAAACAGAAAATGTTGTTTCTTTTGATATGAAAGGGACATGGGAAGGAATGGAAGAGTGTTGCAACTTAGGTTTGGCTAAGTCTATTGGTGTGTCTAATTTCACATCAAAAAAGATCTCACAACTTCTCCAGAATGCTACCATTCCTCCTGCAGTTAATCag GTGGAGATGAGTGTTGCATGGCAGCAATCTAAACTCTTAGAGTTTTGTAGAGAAAAAGGAATTCAAGTTAGTGCATGGAGTCCTCTGGGAGCTAATGATGCCCCATGGGGCAACCCTGGCTTATTGGAGATTCCACAACTTAAGGATGCTGCAATGACTAAGCACAAGACCACTGCACAG GTTGCATTGAGGTGGATATATGAACAAGGAgcatgtccaattgtaaagagTTTTAACAAGGAAAGGATGAAACAAAACCTTCAAATCTTCACTTGGGaacttggagaagaagaaattggcAAGATTCAACAAATACCACAGCGCAGAGGATGTAGAGCAAATACTTTCGTTCATCCAAATGGACCATACAAGTCAGTAGAGGAACTCTGGGATGGAGACATCTGA